A single genomic interval of candidate division WOR-3 bacterium harbors:
- the ftsE gene encoding cell division ATP-binding protein FtsE produces the protein MSAENFNNSSNTQTTPVIELSGVFKYYQGDWPALTDISLTVYQGDFLFLLGATGAGKTTLLRLLYRQELPDEGEIRVLGYDILTMKAKEIPLLRRRLGIIFQDFRLLPERTVYENLEFVLRAINVQPDTIPGRIQETLNQLGLAHKKNSYPYELSGGEQQKVAIARALVKSPDIILADEPTGNIDPKASDDILNILKDINYQGTTVLMATHDALLAERTRRRRVTLDAGRIVRDEV, from the coding sequence ATGTCTGCTGAAAACTTTAATAATAGTAGTAATACCCAAACAACGCCGGTAATTGAACTCTCCGGCGTCTTTAAATACTACCAGGGGGACTGGCCAGCGCTGACAGACATCAGTCTCACAGTCTATCAAGGTGATTTCCTATTTTTACTTGGTGCTACCGGCGCCGGCAAAACTACTTTACTCAGACTTCTTTATCGACAGGAACTGCCCGACGAAGGAGAAATAAGGGTACTGGGCTATGATATTTTAACAATGAAGGCAAAAGAAATCCCTCTTCTGAGGCGGCGGCTGGGTATTATTTTCCAGGACTTTAGGTTATTGCCCGAACGAACGGTCTATGAGAATTTAGAGTTTGTCTTGCGTGCAATCAATGTTCAACCCGACACAATCCCGGGACGCATACAAGAAACTCTGAACCAACTGGGACTCGCCCACAAGAAAAACTCCTATCCATATGAACTATCCGGCGGCGAACAACAGAAAGTCGCAATTGCCAGGGCACTGGTAAAATCACCCGACATCATACTCGCCGATGAACCAACCGGAAATATAGACCCCAAAGCTTCGGACGATATCCTTAACATCCTAAAAGATATAAATTACCAGGGCACAACGGTCCTGATGGCAACCCATGATGCCCTCCTTGCCGAAAGAACCAGGCGCCGACGCGTCACCCTTGATGCTGGTAGAATTGTGCGTGACGAGGTTTAG
- a CDS encoding helix-hairpin-helix domain-containing protein — protein MNDREKTVVIFLVSVLVVGAGISFFKKSQRSRVVSEVNIIGGERSGDEKLDINQATAEQLEALPGIGSVIAQRIVEYREKHGGFKTVDELLEVTGIGPKRLAGIKDFVVCNPP, from the coding sequence ATGAACGACCGCGAGAAGACCGTTGTTATCTTTTTGGTAAGTGTGCTTGTGGTTGGAGCGGGAATAAGTTTTTTCAAAAAAAGCCAGCGTTCTCGAGTGGTTTCTGAGGTGAACATTATCGGAGGGGAAAGGTCGGGAGATGAGAAGTTGGATATCAATCAGGCGACGGCAGAACAGTTGGAAGCTTTGCCGGGCATAGGGTCAGTGATTGCACAAAGGATCGTTGAGTACCGTGAAAAGCACGGAGGATTTAAAACGGTGGATGAGCTTCTTGAAGTGACTGGTATTGGGCCTAAAAGGTTGGCAGGAATTAAGGATTTTGTAGTTTGTAATCCACCTTAA
- a CDS encoding glycosyltransferase family 2 protein, with product MLLSVIIPVFNEEESIVNLIEKVQRVPVAKEIIVVDDCSQDRTPELLRTIPDIRVLTHSRNQGKGAAIRTGLKYARGDVVIIQDADLEYDPADYPQLLVPFADKNVGAVFGSRFRGRGRFLLYSQLANILLTFFTNALFGGKITDMETCYKVIRRPLLQKLALVANQFDIEPEITAKLLRFRVRIAEVPIHYTARTKGKKIGWQDGVAAIKTLLRWYVC from the coding sequence ATGCTACTCTCTGTTATAATCCCGGTTTTCAACGAGGAAGAATCAATAGTTAATTTAATAGAGAAAGTTCAAAGAGTTCCTGTTGCAAAAGAAATCATTGTGGTCGATGATTGTTCCCAAGACCGCACGCCTGAGTTATTGCGCACAATTCCGGACATACGCGTACTCACGCATTCCCGCAATCAAGGTAAAGGAGCTGCAATACGCACCGGATTAAAATACGCCCGCGGTGATGTAGTTATAATCCAGGATGCCGATCTGGAATACGACCCCGCTGATTATCCCCAATTGCTTGTGCCATTCGCTGATAAAAATGTTGGAGCGGTATTCGGTTCGCGCTTCCGGGGTCGTGGAAGATTTCTCCTCTACAGCCAGCTGGCAAATATTTTACTGACTTTTTTTACAAACGCTTTATTTGGTGGTAAAATAACTGATATGGAAACTTGTTACAAAGTAATCCGGCGGCCTTTGTTACAAAAACTGGCATTGGTCGCCAATCAGTTTGATATCGAACCAGAGATCACAGCAAAACTCTTGCGCTTTCGTGTTCGTATTGCTGAAGTTCCAATCCACTACACTGCCCGAACCAAAGGCAAAAAAATTGGTTGGCAAGACGGAGTAGCCGCGATTAAAACGCTTCTAAGGTGGTATGTCTGCTGA
- a CDS encoding peptidoglycan DD-metalloendopeptidase family protein, with the protein MKSSALVVLLFLFAISRGTNSTLEDSIKLFQHQLDSIQSKLNKLSAHLEELARKETTTLAQLDALQRKIEVTQELLKRLNTQIELRNREINELSAQLIQVNQQIEQHQELLRKRVFAIYKYSRVFPLQALLTSKNMPELYRRALNLRLISRHDKKLISEMSALLKQSEQKRQMLLKARSDLEKLKKETEEKQSSLESIRDEEATLLKRIRQEKETNQRIQHELEVASEKLRQLINDLLARKSKINENNHYFERNKGNVPWPVSGTLIARFGSQMHPRYRTKTNNPGIDIKVKQPTSVQVVAPGKVVYADRFIGYGNLIIVDHGAGFYTLYGNLTNISTTVNAELNTGTIIGTIDDYLHFEIRKEGQPVNPLEYLVPE; encoded by the coding sequence ATGAAAAGTAGCGCTTTAGTAGTACTGCTTTTTTTATTTGCTATCAGCAGGGGTACCAACTCCACACTCGAAGATTCTATAAAGCTATTCCAGCATCAACTGGACTCAATACAGAGCAAACTAAATAAACTCTCAGCCCACCTTGAAGAACTTGCACGTAAAGAAACAACTACTCTCGCCCAACTTGATGCACTGCAGAGGAAAATTGAAGTTACCCAGGAACTGCTTAAACGATTGAACACGCAGATTGAACTTCGCAACCGGGAAATAAATGAACTGTCCGCTCAATTAATTCAGGTAAACCAACAAATTGAACAACACCAGGAACTACTTAGAAAAAGGGTTTTTGCCATTTATAAGTATTCACGAGTTTTTCCCTTACAAGCTTTACTTACCAGTAAAAATATGCCGGAACTTTACCGTCGTGCCCTTAACCTCCGTTTAATTAGCCGACACGATAAAAAGCTAATCAGCGAAATGTCAGCGCTTCTGAAACAATCTGAACAAAAACGTCAAATGCTTTTAAAAGCCCGTAGCGATTTGGAAAAGTTAAAAAAAGAAACTGAAGAGAAGCAGTCATCATTAGAATCGATTCGAGACGAAGAAGCAACACTTTTGAAAAGAATCCGACAAGAAAAAGAAACCAATCAACGCATCCAACATGAATTGGAAGTGGCCAGCGAAAAGTTACGCCAACTGATCAATGACCTTCTCGCCCGTAAATCAAAAATCAACGAAAATAACCATTATTTTGAACGAAACAAGGGGAATGTACCGTGGCCCGTTTCCGGAACACTAATTGCTCGGTTTGGTTCACAAATGCATCCTCGATACCGAACCAAGACTAACAACCCGGGCATAGACATCAAAGTCAAGCAACCAACATCAGTACAAGTAGTTGCCCCTGGTAAAGTCGTCTATGCGGACCGGTTTATCGGCTACGGCAATTTGATAATCGTCGACCATGGAGCAGGATTTTACACTCTCTACGGAAACTTAACCAATATCAGCACAACAGTAAATGCTGAACTGAACACCGGCACAATTATCGGAACGATTGATGACTATCTCCACTTCGAAATCAGAAAAGAAGGACAGCCCGTAAACCCATTGGAATACCTTGTTCCTGAATAA